From the genome of Candidatus Electrothrix communis, one region includes:
- a CDS encoding bacteriohemerythrin — translation MSLIKWNDSFSVNVVKIDQEHKKLFEIVNELTDAMKAGHGKDVLGNILDRLISYTASHFQLEENYFQQVKYPDAAAHKKEHVAFVQKVTDFKKEFDDGRATVSVNILQFLSKWLQTHIKGTDQKYSSFLNEKGIK, via the coding sequence ATGAGCTTAATCAAATGGAATGACAGCTTCAGTGTTAATGTGGTGAAGATTGACCAAGAGCATAAAAAATTGTTTGAAATAGTTAACGAACTTACTGATGCCATGAAGGCTGGACATGGCAAGGATGTTCTCGGAAATATTCTGGATCGGCTGATCAGCTATACGGCCTCCCATTTTCAACTGGAGGAAAATTATTTCCAACAGGTGAAATATCCTGATGCTGCTGCGCATAAAAAAGAGCATGTTGCTTTTGTGCAGAAAGTGACTGATTTTAAAAAAGAATTTGACGATGGGCGGGCGACCGTCTCAGTCAATATTTTGCAGTTTCTCAGCAAATGGTTGCAAACCCATATCAAGGGGACTGATCAGAAGTACAGCAGTTTTTTAAACGAAAAGGGAATTAAATAG
- a CDS encoding diguanylate cyclase: protein MGSIIETGGSDGEEEQEFFHHSFGQATPEKTMKSDKPEAPCKGKYSLLENLRESFSDPSLSQDILRENGCALAEEYTAILQQLVQLAALSDTTQRKLLNADFKIQEQQQELRRKNVRLELEIAEHIELKKQLQQRTEELIVTNNRLTRTINELTQRNIEIMTLQQLGEFLQACESEEETFHVLISTCRRLFPSDAGYLSLMDDSMKSLRVVGFWGDRRYKGLEFDQQQCWAVRRGKAHAVLDPRITPVCPHSGIPSDGSSLCVPMAAHGQVLGMMHLLIHPGRAVQTEREHEQLFEAKKHLFVSMADRYAMSLTDLRLRETLKAQAIRDPLTGLYNRRHMEASFHREISRAQRYDVPLGVIMIDIDHFNVFNDTYGHDMGDKVLSEIGAFIQEHVRDEDIACRYGGEEIIIILPGASLQNTHQRAEQLRTGIEGLAVEMYDEEHTVTASLGLAIFPEHGATIKEVIRAADAALYEAKNKGRNRVVIAVKSLSASCKDKGEDIS, encoded by the coding sequence ATGGGAAGTATTATCGAGACAGGAGGAAGTGACGGAGAAGAAGAGCAAGAATTCTTTCACCACAGCTTTGGACAGGCTACCCCTGAAAAAACAATGAAATCGGATAAGCCCGAAGCACCGTGTAAAGGCAAATACAGTCTTCTGGAGAATCTACGAGAGTCCTTCTCTGACCCCTCCCTGTCGCAGGACATACTGCGGGAAAACGGTTGCGCCTTGGCCGAGGAGTACACGGCAATCCTGCAACAACTTGTCCAGCTTGCTGCGTTGAGCGATACTACCCAACGTAAGCTGCTCAATGCGGATTTCAAGATACAGGAGCAGCAGCAAGAGCTGAGAAGAAAGAATGTCCGCTTGGAGCTGGAAATAGCCGAACATATAGAGCTGAAAAAGCAGCTCCAACAACGGACAGAAGAACTGATCGTGACCAATAACCGGTTAACGAGGACCATCAATGAACTGACGCAGCGCAATATTGAGATCATGACCCTGCAACAGCTGGGTGAATTTCTCCAGGCCTGCGAGTCTGAGGAAGAAACCTTTCATGTCCTGATCAGCACCTGCCGACGCCTGTTTCCTTCAGATGCAGGTTATCTCAGCCTGATGGATGATTCCATGAAATCGCTCAGAGTTGTCGGCTTCTGGGGCGACAGGAGGTACAAAGGGCTCGAATTTGATCAGCAGCAATGCTGGGCTGTCCGACGGGGAAAGGCCCATGCTGTTTTGGATCCTCGGATCACCCCGGTCTGCCCGCATTCAGGGATTCCCTCAGACGGAAGCTCTCTTTGTGTCCCCATGGCAGCGCATGGGCAGGTGCTTGGCATGATGCATTTGCTGATACATCCAGGACGCGCGGTACAGACAGAGAGGGAACATGAACAGCTATTTGAGGCAAAGAAACATCTGTTTGTGAGTATGGCAGATCGCTACGCCATGAGCTTGACGGATTTGAGGTTGCGAGAAACTTTGAAGGCGCAGGCCATTCGGGATCCTTTGACCGGCCTGTATAATCGTCGCCATATGGAGGCCTCGTTTCATCGTGAGATCAGTCGGGCCCAGCGTTATGATGTGCCTCTTGGGGTGATCATGATTGATATTGATCATTTCAACGTATTCAATGATACCTACGGTCATGACATGGGCGACAAGGTACTCAGTGAAATCGGAGCGTTTATCCAAGAGCATGTTCGCGACGAGGACATTGCCTGTCGTTACGGCGGGGAAGAAATTATTATTATTCTGCCCGGAGCATCGTTGCAAAATACCCATCAGCGAGCAGAGCAGCTGCGTACAGGTATCGAAGGGCTGGCAGTGGAAATGTATGATGAGGAACATACCGTAACCGCCTCCTTGGGTCTTGCCATTTTTCCGGAACACGGAGCAACCATCAAAGAGGTGATTAGGGCTGCTGATGCTGCCTTGTATGAGGCAAAAAATAAAGGGCGAAATCGAGTTGTTATTGCAGTAAAATCTTTATCGGCTTCCTGTAAGGATAAGGGTGAAGATATATCCTGA
- the mpl gene encoding UDP-N-acetylmuramate:L-alanyl-gamma-D-glutamyl-meso-diaminopimelate ligase — MTTRLDPQLNAAPDDIRHIHIMGVCGTGMAAIAGMLKESGYRVTGSDQNVYPPMSDFLAQAGIEVMQGYVPENLEPHPDLVIVGNVIQAVFPEAQRLAELGIPYLSMPQALGHFFLGGEAPKKSLVVAGTHGKTTTSSLLASALHRADCSPGFLIGGIVEAFGRNYRLGEGEHFVVEGDEYDTAFFNKVSKFLHYRPHFAILTSIEFDHADIFADLEAIKDSFARFVSLIPQDGALIACMDDPVVAEIAAQCPGPVISYGTGNDCSWQLRELTVNGLSSSFAAYKDEVLFGKFNLPMPGRHNGLNALAVIALMDHLGISQDAIREGLASFEGIKRRQQIRGEVDGITVIDDFAHHPTAVRETVQALRLAWPERRLLIVFEPRTNSSRRAVFQQQYEQAFNGADQVLVREIVPLANVPADEQFSSGQLVAALDNQGIPAEYFPDTAAILASLAEQARSGDVIAILSNGGFDNIHEQLLGLLNERDKQE; from the coding sequence ATGACAACCCGGCTTGATCCGCAGCTCAATGCTGCACCGGATGATATTCGCCATATCCATATCATGGGGGTTTGTGGCACCGGTATGGCGGCCATAGCTGGGATGCTGAAGGAGAGCGGTTACCGGGTCACTGGTTCGGATCAGAATGTCTATCCGCCCATGTCCGATTTTCTTGCCCAGGCTGGAATCGAGGTTATGCAGGGCTATGTCCCTGAGAATTTGGAGCCACATCCGGATTTGGTCATTGTCGGCAACGTGATCCAGGCGGTGTTCCCGGAAGCGCAGCGTCTGGCTGAGCTCGGTATTCCGTACTTGTCCATGCCCCAGGCCCTAGGCCATTTTTTTCTGGGTGGAGAAGCTCCGAAAAAATCGCTGGTGGTTGCCGGAACCCACGGCAAGACCACGACTTCATCCCTGCTGGCTTCAGCCCTGCATCGGGCGGATTGTTCCCCTGGTTTTCTTATCGGCGGCATTGTTGAGGCCTTTGGCCGTAATTATCGCCTCGGGGAAGGAGAACATTTTGTTGTGGAAGGTGATGAGTACGACACGGCCTTTTTCAATAAGGTCTCCAAGTTCCTCCATTACCGCCCCCATTTTGCTATTCTGACTTCCATTGAGTTTGATCACGCAGATATCTTTGCTGATCTTGAAGCGATTAAGGATTCCTTTGCCCGTTTTGTCAGCCTGATTCCTCAGGATGGGGCCTTGATTGCCTGCATGGACGACCCTGTGGTTGCAGAAATTGCAGCGCAATGCCCTGGCCCGGTTATCAGCTACGGGACCGGCAACGACTGCTCTTGGCAATTACGTGAGCTGACAGTCAATGGACTCAGCTCCTCTTTTGCTGCGTACAAAGATGAAGTCCTTTTCGGTAAATTCAACCTGCCCATGCCCGGTCGCCATAACGGGCTCAATGCCTTAGCTGTGATTGCCCTGATGGATCATCTAGGGATCAGCCAGGATGCTATCAGAGAAGGGTTGGCCTCCTTTGAGGGGATTAAGAGACGCCAGCAGATCCGGGGAGAGGTTGACGGCATTACGGTGATTGATGATTTTGCTCATCATCCCACTGCTGTCCGGGAAACCGTACAGGCCCTGCGTCTGGCTTGGCCGGAGCGGCGTCTGCTCATCGTTTTTGAGCCCCGAACCAATTCCAGCCGGCGAGCGGTGTTTCAGCAGCAGTACGAGCAGGCCTTTAACGGGGCTGATCAGGTTCTTGTACGGGAGATTGTTCCGCTGGCCAATGTGCCTGCTGATGAACAGTTTTCTTCCGGGCAATTAGTAGCTGCCCTGGATAACCAAGGAATCCCTGCTGAATATTTTCCTGATACTGCTGCGATCCTCGCTTCTCTTGCGGAGCAGGCCCGATCTGGTGACGTGATCGCTATTCTCTCCAACGGTGGTTTTGATAATATTCATGAGCAGCTGCTTGGGCTTCTCAACGAGAGGGATAAACAGGAATAA
- a CDS encoding DMT family transporter, giving the protein MMTLKHKASNAGAHQQKKKPLWPIHAMMLLCAGLVSTSFTVSKAITDAMDPAVLTLLRFLIAALLFLPYIHYKYGLHLPKKKRMFGYACISFTLTGFFWLMFLAMRSTTALNTGVIFTLVPSISGLYSAVLLKERLGKYRLIAMIPAILGAIWVLFRGSPAELLAFNLNSGDLIFFGSCLLMAFYTPLVKFFHQEEPMALMTFWILVTGCGWLLLFSGYQLLSVPWGSVPLKIWSGIIYLSIFSTIITFFLSQLCTLSLGPTRVMAYSYLYPPFIVLIEWGFGHPLPSVQVLPGVGLIIAAMFIVQQGVEDIAGPNALNSVDKKKGNTKKHE; this is encoded by the coding sequence ATGATGACCCTGAAGCATAAAGCAAGTAATGCTGGCGCACACCAGCAGAAAAAGAAGCCCCTCTGGCCGATTCACGCCATGATGCTGCTCTGCGCCGGGCTGGTCTCCACCTCCTTCACGGTGAGCAAGGCCATTACCGATGCTATGGACCCGGCAGTCCTGACCCTGCTGCGCTTCCTGATCGCGGCCCTGCTCTTCCTGCCCTATATCCATTATAAATATGGGCTGCATCTGCCGAAGAAAAAACGCATGTTCGGCTATGCCTGCATCAGCTTCACCCTGACCGGCTTTTTCTGGCTCATGTTCCTCGCCATGCGGTCAACCACCGCCCTGAACACCGGGGTAATCTTCACCCTTGTGCCAAGCATCTCCGGCCTGTACAGCGCTGTACTCCTTAAGGAACGTTTGGGGAAATACAGACTCATCGCCATGATTCCAGCGATTCTTGGCGCGATATGGGTTCTGTTTCGCGGTAGCCCAGCCGAGCTGCTCGCCTTTAATCTCAACTCCGGCGATCTGATTTTTTTCGGCAGCTGCCTGCTCATGGCCTTCTATACGCCCCTGGTCAAATTCTTCCATCAGGAAGAGCCCATGGCGCTGATGACCTTCTGGATTCTCGTCACCGGCTGTGGCTGGCTTCTCCTCTTTTCCGGGTACCAGCTTCTGTCTGTGCCCTGGGGGAGCGTGCCGCTCAAAATCTGGAGCGGCATCATCTACCTCTCTATTTTCTCAACAATAATAACCTTCTTCCTCAGTCAGCTCTGCACCCTTTCTCTGGGACCGACACGGGTCATGGCCTATAGCTATCTCTATCCGCCGTTCATTGTCCTAATAGAATGGGGTTTCGGCCATCCCCTGCCTTCTGTGCAGGTACTGCCGGGAGTCGGACTCATTATTGCGGCGATGTTTATTGTTCAGCAGGGAGTAGAGGACATTGCTGGACCGAATGCGCTGAATTCGGTAGATAAAAAGAAGGGCAACACGAAAAAACATGAATAA
- a CDS encoding RNB domain-containing ribonuclease, with the protein MTPPGTIIEYLDSGRFVCGLVLQDSNNRLRLLNQNGREMNLPASRVVTVSKTKHQVDSSREDRIALLKEMAATRATLTDAIPLEEIWELASEEEESAFPADFLAELSFGENLSDDQSAAFLRAVFTDRFFFKYKNEMVNVHTPEQVEQLRHQRQKEKEKEAILTTGAAYLQAIMRGEQVTAEQWPDQERILGWIAEFVLFESEAEQADVVRQLLKKAELHQPHQAYHLLVRAGVWERDMNLPLLRAEQPVDFTPELLAHAESIKEPTAEELLKDPKRKDFRDLDILTIDGASTRDYDDALHVEELENGDILVGIHISDVSYFLTPKDPLFLESMERATSLYFPEGQIPMMPRELSQGVFSLIKDRVRPAISFLVKVSPQGEIRNSRIVPSVIQVKRQLSYTETDKMMETDRDLSLLNRVRQQLRLKRVERGALLLTFPDVNIYVNNQGKVSINLSPSDSPSRNLVSECMILANGVAADYLAAQEASGLFRSQPPPRKRLISGVQNSLQDIACQRRFLARGELTVHPKPHSGLGLNCYTTITSPIRRFLDTAMQLQISHMIHGRGMLFSADMCKNFAGTIQQKLGRANKVRQHRHRYWILRYLEGLVGERVPALVVSRGPKRVSLLLLDCFFDIDLSANPSFPVEPGDTVNVRINKADALDNTLRVDW; encoded by the coding sequence ATGACACCTCCCGGAACTATTATCGAATATCTTGACAGCGGGCGTTTCGTCTGCGGACTTGTTTTGCAGGACAGCAATAACCGACTGCGGTTGCTCAATCAGAACGGACGCGAGATGAATCTGCCTGCCTCCCGCGTGGTCACGGTTTCCAAAACAAAACATCAGGTCGACAGCAGCCGTGAAGATCGTATTGCCCTGCTTAAGGAGATGGCTGCGACACGGGCCACTCTCACCGACGCTATCCCGCTGGAAGAAATCTGGGAGCTGGCCAGCGAAGAGGAAGAGTCTGCGTTTCCGGCGGATTTTCTTGCTGAGCTTTCTTTTGGAGAAAATTTAAGCGATGATCAATCGGCAGCCTTTCTCCGGGCCGTGTTTACGGATCGTTTTTTCTTCAAATATAAAAACGAGATGGTTAATGTTCACACCCCGGAACAGGTGGAACAGCTTCGCCATCAGCGGCAGAAGGAGAAAGAAAAAGAGGCTATCCTCACCACTGGTGCGGCGTATTTGCAGGCCATCATGCGGGGCGAGCAGGTAACTGCGGAGCAATGGCCGGACCAGGAGCGGATCCTGGGTTGGATTGCCGAGTTTGTTTTGTTCGAGAGCGAGGCGGAGCAGGCTGATGTGGTCCGGCAGCTTCTGAAAAAAGCGGAGCTGCATCAACCTCATCAGGCCTATCATCTGTTGGTTCGGGCAGGTGTCTGGGAGAGAGATATGAATCTTCCTCTGCTCCGGGCTGAACAGCCCGTGGACTTTACGCCGGAATTGCTGGCCCATGCGGAAAGCATCAAAGAACCCACTGCGGAAGAATTATTAAAAGATCCCAAGCGGAAAGATTTCCGAGATCTGGATATCCTGACCATTGACGGGGCTTCCACCCGCGATTACGACGATGCCCTACATGTGGAAGAGCTTGAGAACGGTGATATTCTGGTCGGGATTCATATCTCGGATGTTAGCTATTTTCTCACCCCAAAAGATCCGCTGTTTCTGGAAAGCATGGAGCGGGCCACCTCCCTTTATTTTCCTGAAGGGCAGATCCCTATGATGCCCAGAGAGCTCTCCCAGGGTGTGTTCAGCCTGATTAAGGACAGGGTACGCCCGGCGATCAGTTTCCTGGTCAAGGTTTCGCCACAGGGCGAGATCAGGAACAGTAGGATTGTCCCCAGTGTTATTCAGGTGAAGCGCCAGCTCAGTTACACTGAAACAGATAAAATGATGGAAACGGATCGGGATTTGAGCTTGCTCAACCGGGTTCGTCAGCAGCTGCGCCTGAAGCGGGTCGAACGCGGGGCCCTGCTTCTCACCTTCCCGGACGTCAATATCTATGTCAATAATCAGGGCAAGGTCTCTATTAATCTCAGCCCCTCTGACAGTCCTTCCCGAAATTTAGTCTCGGAATGCATGATCCTGGCCAACGGGGTGGCAGCTGACTACCTTGCGGCCCAGGAGGCATCGGGTCTGTTTCGTTCTCAGCCTCCTCCCAGGAAACGCCTGATCTCTGGAGTCCAGAACAGCCTCCAGGATATCGCCTGCCAGCGTCGTTTTCTTGCACGGGGAGAGCTGACTGTTCATCCCAAACCCCATTCCGGTCTGGGCCTGAACTGTTACACCACCATCACCTCGCCCATTCGCCGTTTTCTTGATACGGCCATGCAACTCCAGATTTCGCACATGATCCACGGGCGCGGTATGTTGTTTTCCGCTGATATGTGCAAGAATTTTGCTGGCACGATTCAGCAAAAATTGGGTCGAGCCAATAAGGTGCGCCAGCACCGGCATCGCTATTGGATCCTTCGTTATTTAGAAGGCTTGGTTGGGGAAAGGGTACCCGCTCTGGTGGTCAGTCGCGGTCCCAAACGGGTTAGTCTGCTCCTGTTGGACTGTTTTTTTGACATTGATCTCTCTGCCAATCCTTCCTTTCCGGTGGAACCCGGCGATACAGTCAATGTGCGCATCAACAAGGCAGATGCCCTGGATAACACCCTGCGAGTGGATTGGTGA
- the era gene encoding GTPase Era — protein MKTVPSPPPSTEHRSGVVAVIGPPNAGKSTLLNRYLEQKIAIVTPLPQTTRNRILGIITGADYQMIMLDTPGLHKAKEMMNQEMVRIAMDTLTEADAVLFLVDAQDLHTLARNPKKTEKRFAEYKDYFSKITCPAFLALNKVDLLAKEQLLPMMERFTALHPFNAVVPVSALEGDGTDILLQTLVEHLPRGPQYYPDDIPTDATERFIVAELIREKVFLRTRQEIPYSTAVLIDSFKENPAGGPVIIHATILVERGSQKGIIIGKQGKMLGEIRKAATKEIEKLLCCKAQLKLWIKVKKKWTSNEQILRELGM, from the coding sequence ATGAAAACCGTCCCTTCCCCCCCGCCATCTACAGAACACCGTTCCGGTGTCGTTGCGGTTATCGGACCGCCTAATGCCGGTAAATCCACCCTGCTCAACAGGTATCTGGAACAGAAGATTGCCATTGTCACGCCCCTGCCCCAAACCACGCGCAACCGTATTCTGGGGATTATAACCGGGGCTGACTACCAAATGATCATGCTGGACACTCCAGGGCTGCACAAGGCCAAGGAAATGATGAATCAGGAGATGGTGCGCATTGCCATGGACACCCTGACCGAGGCCGATGCTGTCCTGTTTCTGGTTGATGCTCAGGATCTCCATACCTTGGCCAGAAATCCAAAAAAAACGGAAAAACGATTTGCAGAATATAAAGACTATTTCAGCAAAATAACATGCCCGGCTTTTCTGGCCTTAAATAAGGTGGATCTGCTGGCCAAAGAACAGCTGCTCCCCATGATGGAACGGTTCACTGCGCTGCACCCCTTTAATGCAGTGGTGCCCGTATCCGCCCTGGAAGGGGACGGGACAGACATCCTCTTACAGACCCTGGTGGAGCATCTGCCAAGAGGACCGCAATATTATCCTGATGATATCCCCACCGACGCCACAGAGCGCTTTATCGTGGCTGAACTGATTCGAGAAAAAGTCTTTTTACGCACCCGACAAGAGATCCCCTATTCAACCGCTGTGCTGATTGATTCGTTCAAAGAAAATCCGGCAGGCGGACCTGTGATCATTCACGCCACTATCCTAGTTGAGCGCGGTTCGCAAAAAGGAATTATTATCGGAAAACAAGGAAAAATGTTAGGCGAAATTCGTAAGGCGGCGACCAAAGAGATCGAAAAGCTGCTCTGCTGCAAGGCGCAACTCAAGCTCTGGATCAAAGTCAAAAAGAAATGGACCAGTAATGAACAAATCCTCCGGGAGCTCGGCATGTAG
- the ppk2 gene encoding polyphosphate kinase 2, which translates to MADGKEKKTDKQTESPIKVKLLEGTAMKNRDKKEKKDRCAVWIKKATLDYEIELKSMQIELMKLQKHMKASGMRVLAIFEGRDAAGKGGTIKRITAFLNPRNTRVVALSKPSDTETTQWYFQRYAPHLPAAGELVLFDRSWYNRAMVEPVMSFCTDEQHKRFLKDVPLFEQMLVKDGIKLFKFYFSVSKEEQSRRFESRKHDLLKQYKLSPVDKLAQELWDKYSVKKFQMLNESNRTITPWTIIRSDNKKKARINCMKHILSNIEYDNKIEPEKLIPDSEIVISGIEEIKHMEKNLFQPKQLRG; encoded by the coding sequence ATGGCGGACGGAAAAGAAAAAAAAACAGATAAACAGACAGAAAGTCCGATCAAGGTGAAACTTCTTGAAGGGACGGCAATGAAAAACAGGGACAAAAAAGAAAAAAAAGATCGCTGTGCCGTATGGATTAAAAAGGCCACCCTGGATTATGAAATCGAGCTGAAAAGCATGCAGATCGAACTTATGAAGCTGCAAAAGCACATGAAAGCCTCCGGCATGCGGGTACTGGCTATTTTTGAAGGGCGAGATGCCGCAGGCAAGGGTGGAACCATCAAGCGGATCACCGCCTTTCTCAATCCCCGGAACACCCGAGTGGTGGCCCTGTCAAAACCCAGTGATACCGAGACGACCCAGTGGTATTTTCAACGCTATGCCCCGCATCTTCCGGCAGCGGGCGAACTGGTTCTTTTTGATCGCTCTTGGTATAATCGGGCAATGGTGGAGCCGGTCATGTCCTTTTGCACCGATGAGCAGCATAAACGTTTTCTCAAGGACGTGCCTCTTTTTGAACAGATGTTGGTCAAGGACGGTATCAAGCTGTTTAAATTTTATTTTTCTGTTTCCAAGGAGGAGCAGTCTAGGCGCTTTGAGTCCCGAAAGCATGACCTCCTTAAGCAGTACAAGCTGTCACCGGTGGACAAACTGGCTCAGGAGCTCTGGGATAAGTACAGCGTCAAAAAGTTCCAGATGCTTAATGAGTCCAACCGCACCATCACTCCGTGGACTATTATCCGTTCAGACAACAAGAAAAAGGCGAGAATTAACTGCATGAAGCATATTCTTTCTAATATCGAATATGATAATAAGATAGAGCCGGAAAAACTCATCCCGGATTCGGAAATTGTGATCTCCGGTATTGAGGAGATCAAGCATATGGAAAAAAATCTTTTTCAGCCTAAACAGCTCAGGGGATAG
- a CDS encoding CvpA family protein, whose protein sequence is MVTISFFFWTLVALFAIIGSMRGWAKEMLVTFSLVLALFVMQVALTYVGPIKNIWDAMEGSTQFYAASLVMILFALFGYHTPNAQKVNKNLARDNKSAARHWLQDMMLGGILGAGNGYLLVGTLWFFLDTAKYPVPEWVLTRPIEGAPAGDAALKLLEWLPPVWLDVPIIYFVVAVVFTFVIIVLV, encoded by the coding sequence ATGGTTACAATTAGCTTTTTCTTTTGGACACTTGTTGCGCTGTTCGCGATTATCGGCTCAATGCGTGGTTGGGCAAAAGAAATGCTTGTCACGTTCAGTCTGGTTCTGGCCTTATTTGTCATGCAGGTCGCGTTAACCTATGTCGGGCCGATAAAAAATATATGGGATGCTATGGAGGGCTCGACCCAGTTCTATGCAGCCTCCTTGGTTATGATCCTGTTTGCTCTTTTTGGCTACCATACACCCAATGCCCAGAAGGTGAATAAGAACCTGGCTCGGGATAATAAGAGCGCGGCCCGGCATTGGTTACAGGATATGATGTTGGGTGGTATATTGGGTGCTGGCAACGGCTATCTTCTGGTGGGGACGCTTTGGTTTTTTCTTGATACGGCGAAATATCCTGTTCCTGAATGGGTCTTAACACGGCCCATTGAGGGAGCTCCAGCCGGGGATGCAGCCTTAAAACTCCTTGAGTGGCTGCCTCCGGTCTGGCTGGATGTGCCGATTATCTATTTTGTTGTGGCCGTCGTCTTTACCTTTGTTATCATTGTGCTGGTCTGA